The Syntrophobotulus glycolicus DSM 8271 DNA window GCTCGTAAGAGTAGGAATTATTCTGAAGAAACTAGCGGCAATATGACAAATTTAGTTGAAGCTGTGATGAAGGTTACATTAAGGAGCTCAGGAATTGAACTATTGGAGAAGGTGGCAAGCCGTGTCGCGGGATACATTAGTGAGAACGAGACCCTCATAGATGAGGATGAAACCACCGATTACAGCCATATTCTTAACTTGAGTGCTAGACTTTGGGCTCAGTGCGCCCGGTATTACCGCAACAGCGATTGCTATGATGAGTCCATGATGGATAAATATACCGAATTATCCTTGATGACACTAGACAAGGATAATCCGGAGGCACAAAAGGGTTTTCAAGATTTGTATCATATGGCAGGTGTTTGTTGGAGTAAAAAACTCAAAAATCTTTTTGAGAACTCTCCGGATGACAATAGCGATGAAAATATCGCAAATATAAAAAGTATATTCGATACAACCATAGATTATTACGGAAAATGTGTTCAGCTGGGAAAATTGGATTATGCGTTGCCATCCATGATGTCCCTATATGCTTTGGTTCTAAAGTATGTTTTCAATATGCTTGGTTTTCTCAAGGATGACTATAAACCGGAGAAGCTGGACGACATCAAGTTCAGTTGGGTGCAACAGGATATCATCGAAGAAGCAAACCAATTGATTGATGACGCGGAGCAATATGAACTCAGCAAAGAAGCATCCGAATTGTTCAACACTTACGCTAATGATTTCCGCTACACCTATATGTTAAAGGACAACATCAGGATGCTGCAGGATCTCAACAACTATATTGACCGGCTAAGAATTAGCGCCCAAGAGCATCCGGTTTCGCTCCAGCAGGCATACGCCCAGAGGGTCTATTACATTTTAAACAAATACTATGACGAAAAAACCAAAACGTATAACTACCTGTCGCTATATGAAAACAAAATTGATTTAGATAAAGTGCGCAGTAGTATTGACAGTGCACTTGGGTATTATGGCAGGAAACAGAATTACCTTTATAAAATATGGTTTAAACTCGCTAAACTTGACGATACGCCATTTGCTAAAGCTAAACAAAAAGCACTAGATTGGGCTGCTTTGATCAACGGTCAGAAGAAATCGTCGCGATATAGCCGGGAGATCGGACCTTTTTACTATATGTATGTCATCTCTCTATTAAGCAAACAACCCGCAGCAAATGTGAAAAAAGACTGGGATTTGCTCCAAATGAACAATAGTATCAATGATACGAACAGAAACGAAGAGTGGATATTAGACTACTATACATCTGGAAAAACCGGAATGGGTTGCCTGGTAGACCGTGATTGGGCTCCACATGATGGGATTAGGGACAATGCTATGGTTAGCTGGGTAAAAGGAAGAATCGTACACATTTCGACAGATGAAATTGTGGGTGGGATTGATGTCGATAAAAGCATCGTAGATTTAAGCAAAAAGCAATATAAGAGTGAGGGACAGGTATTCTTCAAACCCCGTACCGCAGATAAGACAATCAATCAAAACGGCGACGAAGTCGAATTAAAATTTGGCTTTACATTAACGCGTCTGCGTGCTGTTGACAATACCATTCCAGACAAAAAACCACTTGCACGTGGAAGGAGCGAGAATGTTGTTCTTAAAACCACCGTGTATTTGCCAAATGACTGGGTGCAGTTTATTCCTGAATGGATTTTCAAGGCTGGGCAAAACCGGACTCCGCTGCTTTTGATTGGCAAGGTAGATGGGCAAAGGGCAGCCTTGCATATTGGTGATATACAGAAATATTCCAATTTGGAACTAAATTCATTTGGTAGCGCTCAAAACGTACTCATTCGCTTAAAAGAAACGAAATCCATCTATGCAACTGTTGAGAAAAAAGGAAAACGTGGACTCGAGTTGTCACTTTATGCGACAGGACAAAAGCTCAGCGAAGTCATAAAATGATTTTTTATTTATCATTGCAAATATTGGATGGGAAATATGATAAAGATTTGATAATAAAGATTGTACTTGACAATCATAGTGCGCATACTTCGAAAGAAACCATGAAATATTTGGCTAGCAGACCAGGAAGGTTTGAATTTGTATTCACCCCAAAACACGGATCATGGCTAAGCCTAATAGAAAGCTTCTTCGGAAAGTTAGCAAGGGTATGCCTGAAGGGCATCAGAGTAAAATCTAAAGAAGAACTCATCGATAGAATCTACCGATATCTGGATGAAGTTAATGAGGTTCCTGTCGTTTACCATTGGAAATATAAAATGGATGAAATTCAAATCTGATTTGCGCATGTCGGGATAGGAATTTCTGAGAGGGATGCGCATAACTGTACGCTTTATTGCACGTTTCTGATTTTTGGCCCCGACGGCACAATCCTTGCCAAGCACAGGAAATTAAAACCGACAGGTATGGAACGCTGTATCTGGGGAGACGGCAATGAGGGAGCGGCGGCAACCGTTGACACGGAGTTCGGAACCATCGGCGCTTTAATCTGCTGGGAAAACTATATGCCTCTGGCCCGTGCTGCGCTCTATCAAAAAGGGGTGACAATCTATTTGGCTCCCACAGCAGATAACCGGGAGGAATGGCAGTGTACCATGCGACATATCGCCGCAGAGGGAAGATGCTTTGTGATTGGCTGCAATCAGTTTGTGACGAAATCGATGTATCCGGACCAATTCCACTATCAGCAGGAACTTGATGTGGTGCCGGAAGAACTGTGCCCCGGGGGAAGCTGCATTGTCGATCCATTTGGAAAGTATCTTGTTGAGCCGGTATGGAATAAGGAAGAGATCTTATCTGCGGAGCTGGATATGAATCAGGTGCCTCTCAGCCGGATGGATTTTGACTCGACCGGGCATTATGCAAGGCCGGATGTTTTTGAACTTGTCATTCACCGGTGCTGAAAAAAGCGGCGGCTGTGATTCCGGTACCAGTACAATCTGAAACGGATCAGAAAACGAGGCATTCTTCGGAGACAGAGGAATGCCTCTTAGCGTGCTGCGGGGAAATCAGCGAGATGGTGAGACCGCTCAACAGATCCCGGCAGAAATCATTCGCAAATCAGATTGATCCGTCATGGCTTGACCGATCATGATTTTATCGCATATATCTGATAAAATAATAGTTTAGTCATATGCACATTCGGGAGTGCTCAGGCTCTCTCACCCATAAAAAAGCGGAATGGGATTCCACGAGGAAAAGGAGTCAAGAAAAGATGAACGGACAAAACCGAAAGGATGTCACCGTGGGCGCACGGGTGAAAATCGTGCTCAAAGCGGACCAGAGAACAGGAAAGCTCACTGAGGGGAGAGTGGCAAGGCTTCTGACCAAGAGCAGCGCTCATCCCCACGGCATCAAGGTGATGCTGGAGGATGGACAGGTTGGCCGGGTGAAGGAAATATTAGAGCCGTAAGGACAAATACAAGGGCAGGCGTGTGACTTTTCCGCACAGCCTGCCTTTATTGTTGCCGCAGCTTAATCATTATTCAATTTTAGCAGCACCGGTAATACCGGCCTTTGCCAGCAGCTATTCTTCCAGCTATGGATATTCATCTTCATGTCTTTTTTGAAACAGCAAGTCTCTTTATTCGTCCAATAAATAACGCAGCATCTTTTCAGGATTTTCCAGAAAGCGGCGGGTCAGCTGATAATGCTCGGTTTCCCGGTAGTCCACAGAAGAAATGGCGTCCTCTGACAGCTGGTATACCTCCGCGCCAGGATAAGCGCTTCATAAACCTCATCCAGATAACTGGCGGCATTATAAAAGCTCTCGGCCCTCAAAAAGAAGCCGTCCTTAGGATAGGCGCTCCGCGAAAGGGTCAGGTGACGATAGAAATCGGAGTGAGTGCCAAAGGTGCCGGACCACAGGCAAACGGCAAAGATAGGAGTGCTCATCCACCGGTGACCGCATCCGTACGCTGCTGATATAATTCCGTTCCATTTGTTCACCTTTCTACCGTTTGCCCCTGACCGCATGGCGCTGGGTGTAGGTCAGCTTTCCATTGACACGCTCCGACAGCATCAGGCTGACAGTATCGGCTTCCGTCCCAAAGGGGATTCCCAGGAGTTGGCTCTCGTCAAGGGCTTTGTGGAGAAGCACCTGCCTTGCCAAGGTGATATGGGGAGAGAAACGGCGGTTTTCCAGGATAAAGCCCTTGCCTTGCAGGTGGGCGCTCAACTCTTTTTGCAGGGTGATCAGCGCTTTGTTCGTTCCCAGCCCAAGCCACCAGATGTCGCCGCCCTCGCGGCGGAACCGTCCGGCGTGGTCAAAGATCAGCTTCATGGGCGGGACCGCTGTGCTGTCCAGCGCTTCCCGCGCCGCAGCCTCGCGCCGCGGCTCCACCTCGCCTAAAAAGGCGAGGGTAAGGTGCAGGTTTTCCGGATGCGAGAAACTCCCGCGTCCCGCCTCCCGCAGGCGGCCCTGCACCGCGAGGATATGTTCTTTTGTCTGGGCGTCAAAGTTAATGGCGAGAAACAGCCGCATAGTCCGCCTTCTTTCCTTATCTTCTAAATGAGGATGCCATTGCAGTGGTCGATTTCGTGCTGGATAATCTGGGCGGTGAAGCCTTTGAAGTTTTGCAGGCGGGTTTGCAGGGCGGTATCTTGGTACTGGACCCTGATGTTTTTGCAGCGCCTGGCTTTGCGGGTGCCGGCAAGGGACAGGCAGGCTTCCTCCGTCTCATACGGTTCGCTTTGTTTGACGATTTCAGGGTTGAGCATCACCAGATAGCCGCCCTCGGCAGTCACGGCAATGATGCGTTTGGCCACGCCGATCATATTGGCGGCAAGTCCCACGCAGCAGCCGGCGTTGGCGGAAAGGGTATCCAGCAAGTCCTGGACTACGGACAAATCCTCCGCGGCGGCAGGGGCGGAGGGAATGCGCAAAAATGCTTCATCTTTTATTATCGCCTGTACCATGTGCTCATTTCTCCTTATTTGTTTACGGGGTGATGTCAGACGGAGGATAAACAGGGACTTGAGCGGAAGGTTTAATCTTGAAATGATTGATTTTCTTAAAGAATAGCACATAAATTTGTCTTAGGGCACCCCATTGTCCAGAGAAATGTTTGCCTCAAGGCTCTAACCCATTGGCAGACACTGTCTGGGGGTAATGGTTTTTTTATCATAGCAAGAGTTCAAGACACCTTGTTAGTCAGTGAGTTTTCACTGACTAATTCTGCATAATAGCCATTGTTTTGCAATAATTTGCTGTGATTGCCCATTTCGATGATTGTTCCGTTTTTCAAAACAATGATGTTGTCCGCGTTTTTAATGGTAGAGAGCCTATGGGCGATGATCAGGGTGGTTCTGTTTTTGACCGTGTTTTCAATTGCCTTTTGAATCAGTTTTTCGGTATTGGTGTCAATATTGGCTGTTGCTTCATCTAGAATAAATATTCTGGGATTATGGGCGATTGCTCTGGCGAAGGAGATGAGTTGTCTCTGCCCTGCTGAGAGGGTTGCCCCCCTTTCCATAACAGGCTCTTCCATACCATTAGGAAAGGAATCAATGACCGAATCGCAGCAAGAGTATTGTATCGCTTCGGAGAGCGTTCTTTCGTCGATTGGATTGCCAAGTGTGATATTGCTTTTAATCGTTCCGGAGAATAAAAATACATCCTGCAAAACAACTGAAATATTTTTTCGCAAATCTCTTAAGTTAAGATGATTGAGATTAAAGCCATCGATAAGAATTTCACCCTTTTGAATTTTGTAAAAGCCGCTGATAAGACTGATGATCGTTGTTTTCCCGGAACCTGTTTCGCCAACAAAAGCGACACTCTGACCCGGGCTTATTTTAAAGCTGACATCTTTTAATATCCAGTTTTCGTTATCATAGGAGAACCAGACATTTTTAAATTCAATATCTCCTTTTATTTCATCCATTGGGATTCCGGAATCTAAATCTTCCAAAATGTCTTTCCGGTTCAGCAAATCAAATATTCTTTCTGTTGAGACGAGGGCAGATTGAATGCTGGTATATCTTTCAGAAAGGTCTGCAATGGGGTTGAAGAACTGTTTGACATAAGTGGTAAAGGCATAAAGAAGACCGATTTGGATATGGTGATTGGAAATTTGGCCCATGCCGTACCAGATCAGGATGGCGACAGAAAGGCTTTGAAAAACCTCTGAGGCCGGCCGCAAAAAACTATTAAGCCTGACTTGGATCATTGTGGACTGAAAATATTCTTGATTCAGTTTTTTAAATTCCTGTTCTTTTTCTTTTTCCGCATTAAATATTTGAATGATCTTCATACCGGAAATATTCTCAGCCATGAAGCTGTTTATTTTTCCGATAATATGCTTTACCGTAAAAAAGTTTCTTCGCACTTTGTTCTTGATTACAGTGACGAGAGCGGCCATGGGGGGGATTACGGCAAGGGCGACCAGAGCCAGTTCCAGGTTTAAATGTATCATGGCATATAAAATACCGGTAAGTAAAAAGATGTCGTTGAAAAGGTTCATTAATACATCGGTATACATATCGCTGATTTCTGAAATATCATTTGTAGCTCGTGTGATCAGTCTCCCGGAAGAGGTTTTGTCCAAATAATGCAGCGGGAGCAGTTGGATGGTTTGAAAGACGCGTTCCCGCAAAGCTTTGATCATTTGCTGGCCGGCTGCGTTGATCACATTCACCTGAATGTAACCGAACAGGCTTCCGGTTAAAGAAACGAGTAAATATATTATTCCGATTGACGTAAGGGAATAGAAACCGGTCTGTGCTTTTTGACCAATGAACAAATCATCAATAACAAACTTGAGGATAATCGGCTTATAGATCACGGCTGTGTTGACGATCACAACACAAACGCAGGCCAGTAAGAGCTTGCTTTTTTGAGGGGAGGAAATTTTTAGCAGTTCTCTAAGGCTATTGACACTCCCGGCAGTGTTCGGTATGCTTCTCGCTTTGTTCCGCATAAATTTCATCATACAGCCCTCCCTTCTCGATCAGTTCCTGATGCGTGCCGCGTTCATAGATCTTGCCATTGTGCAGCAAGACGATTTCATCGCAATCAGAGACCGCTGAAATTCGGTGAGAAATGATGAGCGTTGTTTTTTCTTTTCTGTAGGTTCTGAAATTGTTCAGGATATGAGTTTCTGTGACCGAATCGACAGCAGAAAGAGCATCATCGAGGATTAATATGGAAGAATTTTTGATGACAGCTCTTGCGATGGAGACACGTTGTTTCTGCCCTCCGGAAAGATTCACACCGCGTTCTCCGAGTATTGTGTCAAAACCGGAAGGGAAGTTCGCGATGTTTTCGTATATGCTGCTATACTTTGTTGCCGCCTCTATCTCATCGTCAGAATAGATATTTTTAAAGGACATAATATTGTCTTTAATACTGGCCGAAAATAAAAAGGTATCCTGAGGGACCAGGCTGATGCTGTTTCTGATTGATTCCAGAGAATATTCATTAATGTCGATGTTATCCAGATAAAGCTGCCCCGGACCGACATTGTAAAGTTTGAGAAGAAGGTTGGTAATGGTCGTTTTTCCGGAACCTGTTTTCCCGATGACTCCGATGGTTTTGCCTTTTTCGATTTTGAGGTTTAAGTTTTCAAGCGCAGGTTTTTTCATGCCGGGGTAAGAAAAAGTAAGATTTTTAAATTCAATGGTTCCTTCGATGTTTCCCTGAATGGCAGCTTCACTGTCAAAAATACTCGGCGGAATACGGAAAATTTCTTCGAGTCTCTTTAAAGAAGCTACTCCCCGTTGGAAAAAGTTTATTACGCGTCCGATTGAAACAATGGGCGTCATGATCATGGCGAGGTAAGTGTTGAAGGCAACAAAATTTCCTACGGAGATCTGCCCGCTTAACACCATATGGCCCCCGAAGACAAGGCTCAGAACAAAGCTGAGACTGAAACATCCTTCAATAATCGGAGTAAGCAGAGATGAGGTTTTTACCATTTTTATATTTGCATCCAACATTTTGCTGCTAAGAACCTGAAATTTGTCAATTTCCTGGTCCTCCTGCACATAAGCTTTTACAACGCGTATACCATAAATATTTTCCTGTATCCTGTCTGATATTTCACCGAAGAGGTCTTGGACTGTTCCGAAGCGCAGCCGGATCTTTTTACCGATGAGAATGATCAGGAAAATGACGATTGGTATGGGGGTTATGGTCAAAAGAGTTAAACGGAAGTCAACCGAAGTCAGCATGAAGTAGATCGAAGAGGCGCAGATGACGATTCCGTTTATGGATTGAGCAGCAGCCGGTCCCAGAGACATTCGAACCGCTAACACATCATTGATGGCATAAGCAAGCAAATCTCCTGTTTTACGTTTGGTATAAAATTCAGGAGATAAGGTTTGAAAGTGTTTATATAGATCTTCCCGCAGCGTGCATTCAAATTTCCGGGCATTCCCGATAATGAACATTCTCCAAATATAGGTAAAGAGAAACGTGAAAAGGGAAATCAGAAGCATCAAACCGATTTCCCAAAGAATGCGATTTCTGTCGTAAGCTTCGTCTTTTAATAAATCGATTGTATTGCCCAATATTTTGGGGAAAAGGGTCTGAATGGAAGAAGCCAAAAACATAAAAGTTAGTCCGGTTAGATAAGTGATTTTATTTTCCGATACGAAGTTCAGCAAAATGTTATTTTTCAAGTTTTTCACCTGCTGAGTCATGATCTAAGGCTTTTTACCGACTCTCTTTCTATTAAGCTGCTTAAAATTGCAATGTTTTCATATGGTTTATTGGGATTGGTTATTCTTTTCAACAATGTCTCAACGACAGCTTGGCAGGCATACTCAAGGTTGAGATCCAAAGTCGTTAATGTGGGGGTAGAAAGGCTTGAGATATCTGTATTCCCGCTGCCGATAACCGAGACATCTCCGGGAACTTTTATTTTTTGGGAAGTTAGAAACTTCATTAATTCAACCGCCTTGATATCATCTTCGCAAATAAATGCGGAAGGAAGATTCGCGGTACGGATTAATTCGATAAGGGATGAGGAATATTCTGCTTCGGATGGGATAAAATATTCATTTTTGGAGGGGAGTTTATAATCTTCTAAAGCAGTAGTAATGCCCAAAATGCTTTCTTTATTTCTAATAAATCTGCTGTTGCCGATAAATCCGATTTTGGTATGTCCTTTCTTAATTAAAAGTTCACACAGCTTGTAGCCCGCGTTCACAAAGTTAAAGCGAATACAATCACAATCAACTGAGGGATAATATCCTGTGAAGAAGACAAGATTATCTATTTTTCCTTGAATAAAAGATAAGTACTTCAAAGTGAAACGGCCAATTAAAATGGCCCCGTCAAACTGAATCCCCTTAGACAATTTATAGGGCAGGGTTAGCTGCTTCTGGTTGTCGTTGTCTACAAATTCTACACTATAATCGGAATTGGTGTTCTGCAAAAATTTTTCCACTCCTTGAACCATGGAGCTAAAGTTGCTGTTGTCTTCCTTATAAGGTTTTTGGTGAAGGACTAAAATATTAAACTGATCAGCTTTTTTGCTTTTCTCATAGCCCAGTTCTTTGGCTTTTTCAATTATCTTATTTTTTAATTCTTCTCCGACACCGGTTTGACCTGAAAGCGCTCTGCTGACTGAAACCGAAGAGACGCTTAAAGCAGCGGCGATGTCATTAATGGTGACTTTGTTGTTCTTCAAAATAATTCCTCCATATATCAGTTAATGATAGAATAAAAAAATAACGAAATAAAATAAAGAAATTAAGTAAGTATTTAAGTGTTTTAGGTAAATATGTGTTTAAATTAAACGCATATTTTTTATGAAAAATAAGTAAATTATATGAATAACAGTATTGACATACAAGGGATTTAGTTATATGATTTCAAAAACATACTTAACACGTGGATATAATGTAGTATAGAAGATTTACACTTAATATTTTAATGCAATTTAAGTAATAATACAATGTTTTTTAAGTTGACTCAAGCAATGGGAGATTTAAATATTCCTTCTGAAGTTGCTCAGAATGATGTTTTAGGTCTCTTTTAATTTTATGTTTGGGGGCGAAAGATATGGGATTGATCGAAAATCTTCGTTTAAGTAAGAAGAGTATGTTTAATCTAGGTGGGATAAGCGAACCGAAAACGGAAAAGCTCTCCGTGTCTGATTTAGGAATAAGTTTTGAAAATACAAAGACCGGAGCAATTACTGATGCGGTAGAGCAAGTAAGCATTAATATTAATCCCGGCGAATTTGTTACAATAGTCGGTTTAAGCGGCTGCGGAAAATCTTCGTTTCTCAATGCCATTGCCGGTCTTGTTAAACCAAGCAGAGGAACAATCAAATTAGGCGATAAAACCATAGACGGCCCGGGCCAGGACAGGACAGTTGTCTTCCAAAAAGCTTCTTTATTGCCCTGGAGAAATGTCATTCGAAATATTACCTACGGACTGGAATTAAGAGGGATGAAATATAAAGATGCCCTAAACCATGCTGAAGAATATATTGAGATGGTCAATTTGAAAGGATACGAAAGCTTTTTCCCCTATCAGCTTTCCGGAGGGATGCAGCAGAGAGTAAATATAGCCAGAGCGCTTGTCTGTAAACCGGAAGTGCTTCTCTTAGACGAACCGTTTGCCGCGCTTGATGCAATAACCAGAGAAACAATGCAGAATGAACTGCTTTCACTATGGGAAAAAACGCGCAAGACGGTACTCATGGTTACTCATCAAATTGATGAAGCGGTACTGCTTTCAGACAGGGTAATTGTATTTTCCGCAAAGCCCGCAAGGATATTAGAAGAAATAAAGATTGATTTGCCAAGACCGCGGATTCCTGAAATAAGGGCGCATGTGGATTTTGATCTGCTTTCTACAAAAATTTGGAGTCTGATTCATACTTCGGCAAGAAAGAAAGTGGATGTAGAATATGAAATCTAATAATCAGGCAGCAATGATCAAAAGACAAATGATTAATCTGACCCAGAGTATCGGTCTTGGCGGAGGTGTTATTCTGGTGCTTCTGATCACGTGGGAAGTTTCCAGTGCTTTGAACCTGGTTAATCCGATGTTCGCAAGCTCTCCGGCAAGAATATTTACCGCTTTAATAAAGCTTTTTAAAAACGGTGAAATTATTCCGCATATCGTTGAAAGCAGTAAGGTCTTCGCGATCGGATATCTGATGGCAGCGGTGACAGGTATTCCCGCCGGGATTGCGCTGGGCTGGTTTAAGAAAGCCGGACTTGCGTTTGGTCCGATGATTGCAGCGTTTTACACAACTCCGCGAATCGCGCTTATGCCTCTTTTCATTATCTGGTTTGGTTTGGGAGTCGGCTCCAAACTGGCTCTTGTTTTTCTGAGCGCAGTTTTTCCTCTGATTGTGAACATGCAAACAGCGGTATCCAATTTAGATAAGGATTTCACGACAGTTGCCAAAGCATACGGAGCGAATCAGCGTCAGATTTTCTTTACAATTGCGCTGCCGGAGTCAGTTCCTTTTCTGATCACAGGGCTGAGGCTGGCAACAGGCCGTGCGCTCTTGGGTGTGGTCGGGGCGGAAGTATTTGGCGGCGCTGAAGGTCTGGGGTATTTGATTCAATATGCCGGAGCGACATTTCAGGTGGATAAGGTATTTGTATGCGTGGTTATCATTGCCGCAGCCGGAATCATTATGGATCGATCACTTCTCGCCTTAAATAAACGGTTTAGTTTATGGAGAGGTAATGATCATTAAAATCATTCCGGGCGGATTTGGTTGAAAGATAAACAACGAAGAGAAAAGGAGATTGATTATGATGTCAAGTGTGACAGCATTTGCAGGGGTGGATGTAGGCTCATTGGGAACAAAAGCAGTGATTCTTGTTGATGGTGAAATAGCGGGATCTACGATCATAAGAACCGGGATAAACACGGAAGAAAACGGCAATAAGGGCCTTGACGAGGCACTCGCCAAGGCGGGGTTAAAAAGAGAAGATCTGAAATACGTGGTAGCTACAGGATATGGCAGAATTTCCGCACCATATGCCAATAAGACGGTAACCGAGATTACTTGTCATGCGAAGGGAGCTCATTACATTCATCCTCAGACGAAAACTATTATTGACATGGGTGGACAGGATTGCAAGGCAATCAGGCTGGATGAAGACGGAAATGTTGTTGATTTTGCCATGAATGACAAATGCGCGGCCGGGACCGGCAGGTTTTTGGAAATTATGGCTAATGTTTTCAAAGTTCCTTTAGAAGAACTTGGTCCGCTGTCACTCAATGCAACAACCGTGTTGCCGGTAAGCAGCACTTGTACGGTTTTTGCCGAATCGGAAACGGTTTCGCTTCTGGCCAGAGGAGAAAAACCTGAAAACATTATAGTCGGTATTCATCACGCGATTGCCAATCGGGTCGGGGGAATGTTCTCGAGAGTCGGGATTCAGAACGACGTGTTTTTCTCCGGCGGTGTGGCGAAAAATATTGGGATGAAGAAAGCGCTGGAGGAGGCGCTGAACGTGCAGATTGTAGAACCAGGCCAAGATCCGCAGCTGGCCGGCGCGATCGGGGCGGCTGTAATTGCTGAAAATTTATGGAAAAGGGGCAAATAGTATGACGTTAAAGTCAATCGAAATAATCAGAAAACGTCTGCAAGAAAGACCGGGCGAAATTGAACAGGCCAGAGAGAAAGGGCAAAAGGTGGTAGGATGGCAAGGATACAACCTGCCGGAAGAACTCATTTATGCCTTGGGTCTTCTCCCGATAAGAATTGGCGCCGGCGGAGACGACAGGCTGGTTGAAATCGGAGCCAGGTACATTTCCACCAAGAATTGTGTTTTTGTCCGTGAGACGGTGGGTCTTTTCGC harbors:
- a CDS encoding ABC transporter ATP-binding protein, with the translated sequence MGLIENLRLSKKSMFNLGGISEPKTEKLSVSDLGISFENTKTGAITDAVEQVSININPGEFVTIVGLSGCGKSSFLNAIAGLVKPSRGTIKLGDKTIDGPGQDRTVVFQKASLLPWRNVIRNITYGLELRGMKYKDALNHAEEYIEMVNLKGYESFFPYQLSGGMQQRVNIARALVCKPEVLLLDEPFAALDAITRETMQNELLSLWEKTRKTVLMVTHQIDEAVLLSDRVIVFSAKPARILEEIKIDLPRPRIPEIRAHVDFDLLSTKIWSLIHTSARKKVDVEYEI
- the thpR gene encoding RNA 2',3'-cyclic phosphodiesterase, whose product is MRLFLAINFDAQTKEHILAVQGRLREAGRGSFSHPENLHLTLAFLGEVEPRREAAAREALDSTAVPPMKLIFDHAGRFRREGGDIWWLGLGTNKALITLQKELSAHLQGKGFILENRRFSPHITLARQVLLHKALDESQLLGIPFGTEADTVSLMLSERVNGKLTYTQRHAVRGKR
- a CDS encoding ABC transporter ATP-binding protein, which codes for MKNLKNNILLNFVSENKITYLTGLTFMFLASSIQTLFPKILGNTIDLLKDEAYDRNRILWEIGLMLLISLFTFLFTYIWRMFIIGNARKFECTLREDLYKHFQTLSPEFYTKRKTGDLLAYAINDVLAVRMSLGPAAAQSINGIVICASSIYFMLTSVDFRLTLLTITPIPIVIFLIILIGKKIRLRFGTVQDLFGEISDRIQENIYGIRVVKAYVQEDQEIDKFQVLSSKMLDANIKMVKTSSLLTPIIEGCFSLSFVLSLVFGGHMVLSGQISVGNFVAFNTYLAMIMTPIVSIGRVINFFQRGVASLKRLEEIFRIPPSIFDSEAAIQGNIEGTIEFKNLTFSYPGMKKPALENLNLKIEKGKTIGVIGKTGSGKTTITNLLLKLYNVGPGQLYLDNIDINEYSLESIRNSISLVPQDTFLFSASIKDNIMSFKNIYSDDEIEAATKYSSIYENIANFPSGFDTILGERGVNLSGGQKQRVSIARAVIKNSSILILDDALSAVDSVTETHILNNFRTYRKEKTTLIISHRISAVSDCDEIVLLHNGKIYERGTHQELIEKGGLYDEIYAEQSEKHTEHCRECQ
- a CDS encoding substrate-binding domain-containing protein, giving the protein MKNNKVTINDIAAALSVSSVSVSRALSGQTGVGEELKNKIIEKAKELGYEKSKKADQFNILVLHQKPYKEDNSNFSSMVQGVEKFLQNTNSDYSVEFVDNDNQKQLTLPYKLSKGIQFDGAILIGRFTLKYLSFIQGKIDNLVFFTGYYPSVDCDCIRFNFVNAGYKLCELLIKKGHTKIGFIGNSRFIRNKESILGITTALEDYKLPSKNEYFIPSEAEYSSSLIELIRTANLPSAFICEDDIKAVELMKFLTSQKIKVPGDVSVIGSGNTDISSLSTPTLTTLDLNLEYACQAVVETLLKRITNPNKPYENIAILSSLIERESVKSLRS
- a CDS encoding ABC transporter ATP-binding protein, whose amino-acid sequence is MMKFMRNKARSIPNTAGSVNSLRELLKISSPQKSKLLLACVCVVIVNTAVIYKPIILKFVIDDLFIGQKAQTGFYSLTSIGIIYLLVSLTGSLFGYIQVNVINAAGQQMIKALRERVFQTIQLLPLHYLDKTSSGRLITRATNDISEISDMYTDVLMNLFNDIFLLTGILYAMIHLNLELALVALAVIPPMAALVTVIKNKVRRNFFTVKHIIGKINSFMAENISGMKIIQIFNAEKEKEQEFKKLNQEYFQSTMIQVRLNSFLRPASEVFQSLSVAILIWYGMGQISNHHIQIGLLYAFTTYVKQFFNPIADLSERYTSIQSALVSTERIFDLLNRKDILEDLDSGIPMDEIKGDIEFKNVWFSYDNENWILKDVSFKISPGQSVAFVGETGSGKTTIISLISGFYKIQKGEILIDGFNLNHLNLRDLRKNISVVLQDVFLFSGTIKSNITLGNPIDERTLSEAIQYSCCDSVIDSFPNGMEEPVMERGATLSAGQRQLISFARAIAHNPRIFILDEATANIDTNTEKLIQKAIENTVKNRTTLIIAHRLSTIKNADNIIVLKNGTIIEMGNHSKLLQNNGYYAELVSENSLTNKVS
- a CDS encoding transposase → MIFYLSLQILDGKYDKDLIIKIVLDNHSAHTSKETMKYLASRPGRFEFVFTPKHGSWLSLIESFFGKLARVCLKGIRVKSKEELIDRIYRYLDEVNEVPVVYHWKYKMDEIQI
- a CDS encoding YwbE family protein, coding for MNGQNRKDVTVGARVKIVLKADQRTGKLTEGRVARLLTKSSAHPHGIKVMLEDGQVGRVKEILEP
- a CDS encoding nitrilase-related carbon-nitrogen hydrolase; amino-acid sequence: MSERDAHNCTLYCTFLIFGPDGTILAKHRKLKPTGMERCIWGDGNEGAAATVDTEFGTIGALICWENYMPLARAALYQKGVTIYLAPTADNREEWQCTMRHIAAEGRCFVIGCNQFVTKSMYPDQFHYQQELDVVPEELCPGGSCIVDPFGKYLVEPVWNKEEILSAELDMNQVPLSRMDFDSTGHYARPDVFELVIHRC
- a CDS encoding ABC transporter permease, translated to MKSNNQAAMIKRQMINLTQSIGLGGGVILVLLITWEVSSALNLVNPMFASSPARIFTALIKLFKNGEIIPHIVESSKVFAIGYLMAAVTGIPAGIALGWFKKAGLAFGPMIAAFYTTPRIALMPLFIIWFGLGVGSKLALVFLSAVFPLIVNMQTAVSNLDKDFTTVAKAYGANQRQIFFTIALPESVPFLITGLRLATGRALLGVVGAEVFGGAEGLGYLIQYAGATFQVDKVFVCVVIIAAAGIIMDRSLLALNKRFSLWRGNDH
- a CDS encoding peptide deformylase; the protein is MVQAIIKDEAFLRIPSAPAAAEDLSVVQDLLDTLSANAGCCVGLAANMIGVAKRIIAVTAEGGYLVMLNPEIVKQSEPYETEEACLSLAGTRKARRCKNIRVQYQDTALQTRLQNFKGFTAQIIQHEIDHCNGILI